The following coding sequences lie in one Deltaproteobacteria bacterium genomic window:
- a CDS encoding SGNH/GDSL hydrolase family protein, protein MLRRASLALFVSLTAACADAPGPSQGSTGDDGSDTAGSSSAGSTAASATATTSSASAEGSTGTGSDGGSSGAASGDSSDGGSEDAGSSGGIDEHAPFDLVVIGASTAAGKNLDQPQYGGAPGNKPFATLLADQLAIDRPGSSVVNLAVPGTSSFEGMPTGSQNPPGYAAPDPMHNITAALADTPDAVLVAYHLGAGASTEQIMTNLAAIHDAAEAAGVPVWFSTPLPRFATADPAQLAQIPEMRDAVLTTFGDHALDFFAALVGDDGYADATLFLTDENHPNQAGHQALYQVLLDADLPAAL, encoded by the coding sequence ATGCTTCGCCGCGCCTCGCTTGCCCTCTTCGTCTCGCTCACCGCCGCCTGTGCCGATGCCCCGGGCCCCTCGCAGGGCAGCACGGGCGACGACGGCAGCGACACCGCCGGCTCGAGCAGCGCCGGATCGACCGCGGCGTCGGCCACCGCGACGACGAGCTCCGCGTCGGCCGAAGGCAGCACCGGCACCGGCTCCGACGGCGGAAGCTCCGGCGCGGCATCGGGCGACTCGAGTGACGGTGGCAGCGAGGACGCGGGCTCGAGCGGCGGTATCGACGAGCATGCGCCGTTCGACCTGGTGGTGATCGGGGCCTCGACCGCCGCGGGCAAGAACCTCGACCAGCCGCAGTATGGCGGCGCGCCCGGCAACAAGCCCTTCGCGACGCTGCTCGCCGATCAGCTCGCGATCGATCGCCCGGGCTCGTCGGTCGTGAACCTCGCGGTGCCCGGCACCTCGAGCTTCGAAGGCATGCCGACCGGCAGCCAGAATCCGCCCGGCTACGCCGCGCCCGATCCCATGCACAACATCACCGCGGCGCTCGCGGACACACCCGACGCGGTGCTGGTCGCGTATCACCTGGGCGCGGGCGCGAGCACCGAGCAGATCATGACCAACCTCGCGGCCATCCACGACGCGGCCGAAGCCGCCGGCGTGCCGGTGTGGTTCAGCACGCCGCTGCCTCGCTTCGCGACCGCCGATCCGGCGCAGCTGGCCCAGATCCCCGAGATGCGCGATGCCGTGCTGACGACCTTCGGCGACCACGCACTCGACTTCTTCGCGGCGCTGGTCGGCGACGACGGCTACGCCGACGCGACGCTGTTCCTCACCGACGAGAACCATCCCAACCAAGCCGGGCACCAGGCGCTCTACCAGGTGCTGCTCGACGCCGACCTGCCCGCGGCGCTGTGA